The nucleotide sequence tctccggaatctaggaatctcgccggAATGTGCACCTTaaccatcacctggagaattaaagcgcaatttcctcgacttaaggcgcaactgcctcgcctcgcctgaaaaatgggcctaggcgcaagaggcgatggcttttaacaactatggttaatagcgaatagcgacaaatagcgacaaggggcctatatgctacatagcgaatagcaacaaatagcgaccgctattttataaatagcgatacactagaaaaagaattttgaaaatttttatatgtatattatatcaaaataccttggtatatatgctattttacatgtatatttaacaaaaacctatgagtccagctattttatagctatatctaattgctattcacatcaaaaaaaaaaaaaaaaactaactgtcGCTATTCACGCTATTGGTCGCTATGACCTAGATAGTGACACTTGGTCGTCtcgctacatagcgcgctatagcggtcgctatagccgctattgacaactatgggtAGCTTAGTGTACTTTTCGAGTTTTCGTTTTTGGAAAGTATAATAAAAGAAAGAATAAAATAAACGTACAACCTGTTAGGGTTGTCCTTGAAAACTGGAATAACTGAGATAAAGAGGTTCTTGAATCTTATTTGTTGATATCATGATTTATTAGGAATAACCGAGCCCATCAAGTCTGGAATAAGAGATTCAAAGTTAGGGTTAGGGAAACAAGAGCAAGATGATTTCTTTACCGCAGAAGAAAACATTCAGAGGAGGAAACTCGACATCGAACTCGAGGAAACGGAAGAAATCGCAAAGAAACGGGAGGTATGTATTTTCACTCCAACTCgatagtaaaaaaataaataaattcaaaCCTTAGGTACGAATTTAAGGTTAACGAGTCTTTCTGAAACCTACATATATCTAATAACAGAAGGCAGCATATAGCATATATGCATGTCTTTTGATGCGGAATGAAATGCAGTTTTTATTACCTGgtggcttcttcttcttcttctgcccCCTTCCTGCACATTATGAAAATTCAGGTTATGGCGGATCGAGAGCATAGAATTCAATCCGAGGTCAAGGAAATACGGAAAAGTTTCTATTGTGAGCTTTGCGACAAGCAGTACAAGTTAGCGGTTGAATTTGAAGGTCACCTTAGCTCATATGATCACAATCATAGAAAGGTAATGTCAAGTCTTGCTCGATTCAAGATTTTCTTTTCAGTGTTATAATTTGCATTGCCAAATCTATAGGCCACAGTTTTTGCCCATTCACTTGTAAATTTGTTTGTTTGGGTTAAGCCTATGCAGTTAATTCGGTAAAAAATGGATATCCGTCAAGGACCAATATTTAAATTATAGTTTtccgcggtgggatatcggtaattataatatcatgcagaacttatatatatactctcctaccttttgcaacttgcaaaacactaacaattgtagcaagtaggaactgattaagacttaaaacactaacaattaataattaagacttaaaacactaatagcaacaataagaagaaagacgaatggtagaactaagaagaaaggtactgatatcgggaaaatcagTGATATATTGGTCAAATATGGTAAAATATCGCCGATATTAGATagtatcggtaccgatattctgacgGATATTTGACACTGGTATTTTACATGGGGACCAATAATGtgcgatattaactgcatagggtTAAACGTTTATCTCTAACGGGTCACATATAAGAAAGTGCAAAAAGGGAAACAGGTAGATTAGAATACGCCTAAAGTGCATCTTTAATGAATAAAACCTCCGAAGTCATTTAATTCAAAAGGTTAGGTTATTGTTCGGATATAATTTTTACAATTATTTTGGATACAGTAATAATTATACGTAAAAGTTCACATTTTTAGACAAAATGTATTTTTGGTCAACTTGACCCGAGCCTCTATAATTGTTGTAAACTTGTAATTAAATTGGTTTTTCTTACACAGCGTTTtaaagaaatgaaagaaatgCATGGAAGCAGCAGTCGTGATGAAAGGCAAAAACGTGAACAACTGCGTCAGGAGAGGGAGATGGCCAAGTTTGCTCAGATGTATGCTTCTTTTACACATAATATTCCATTAATTACATTCTTTAATGTTATCGTTTAATCGGTCACCACGTATACCTATCCAATTAAATATTTTTTGTACCGGGTCATATAGGGCTGATGCCCAtaaacaacaacagcagcaacaacagcagcagcagcaacaacaagaaGATTCTGAAAAAAGTAAtcaacctgtgaagaatgctactgtTCTTGTAGATCAAGATCAAAGGAAGGCGTTGAAATTTGTATTTTCTTCAAAAGTCGGTGCATCCAAGGTACTTAACAACTCTAAACTATCAAACCCCAAATTAGATGTTGTCAAATTAGGGATGTGAATTTTTGACATGACACATAATTCATGGGTTTGGGACTTCATACTGTTTTCAGATTGAACTCGCCATCACGTTTAGCTTAAACACGTTGTTTTGAGTCGACTTGACATGGTCGTGGGCTTACCCGTTTTATATCAATTCGTAATTGTTATCaaataaaaacatttttctatcTAAATTCAAAAGATAAATGAGAAatgaaaatcatgttttatatcaaTTTGTAATCGTTATCTTTGTATGATAGGTAACCGTTATGTTTTTGACTATTTTTCACAGAGTTCTAGCAAGTTTGTTGCAAAGAAGGCAAAAACACCTATCGCGTCGGTTTTTACCAATGATAGTGATGAAGAATAGTGTTTACCTGAAAATAAGAAACAGTTCAGGAAGTTGTACTCTACTTGATGTACTTGTAAACTTATaatcttttttttcttcttttgtttctcTTGACATAGAATTTATGGTTCCATACTTTTTTTTAAGTGAATTAAGGTATTGGCTAATTTTCATGTCACATGCTTTCCCTTATTTTGATCCATTCATGAACACACATATGTGCGCGCGTGTGTTAATATTTTTAGTATGTGTTGGTAAATTGAAATGTTCACATCGAAGCGAGTTGGCAGTCTGTGTTGCTTGAGTTTCATATAGGGCGGATTTGGCGATAAAAAGGTTTGGTCAATGGTTTGGAACTTGGAACCGGTTGTGTAACTGAGTCGGCCGTTTAATTTGATACTTTTTAATTAATATTCTTATCAACATTTGGAATATAGCTATATATAGAGAATTAATTACATGGGTGTTCCTGTGTGTGTATATAAACAACTTCACATCTATGCATACATAATAAGAGGACGGTTATCGTACAATAGgcctaatcgtacattatgtacatGTTATAACCACAACCGCCAGATCATCTCATTTAAACCCCGTGCTTAACTAATTTCCGTCATTAAATCAatcaaattaaaatatatatacaaggttaaaatcgtccatTGCGAAATCAAAACCCCTGATAATCAGCAAAGAATACTCACAATCATACCGTAAACCCAAATTCAAAACCCTGCATCTTCTTCCCCCAAGTTCCGTTCTACCTACCGGTGCGATTCAACGAAGATTGATAAGTTTTGAGAAACGGAGCAAGGCCAACAACGAGATACCACAGTCAAAGAAGATGAATCCAGGTATTGAATGTCATATGTGATTTTATAATGGGGTTTACATTGGTTTTGAATGACATATGCGATTTTGTATAGTTAGCTTTGTTTAGTAATGTTTTTGTCTAAAACCTATGGTTTTATAAGATTACGTATTGTTGTTAACTACAATTTCGTTAGGGTTTTTGTCTGGTATGGTTTTTTATAAGGTTTTGTATGATTAGTTAGTTTTGGAAGTGGTTATCTGATACATATgcgatattatagacggttttgTAAGGGTTTTGAGTGACATATGCGATTTCATATGATTAGCTTTGTTTGTTAAGGTTTTTTTGTTTAAGGCATGCGATTTTATAAGTTTTGTTTGTCTAATGCATGCGATTTTATATCATTATGTAGTTTTGGTAGTTGTTAGCTTGTACATGCGAATTTATAAATGATACATACgattttataaatgttttttgTCTGAAGCATGCGATTTATAAGATTAGGTACTTTTGGTAATGATTAACTCATACATGCGAATTCATAACTCATTCATGCGCTTCTATCAGATTAGTGAGTTTTAGTAAATGGTTAaagaatgtcacaccctggcttttgcggaagcgtgggtttatttggtgtgacttcttaataccatagcaacaatcacaacatgctatatgataaaaatatatatgatgTTAATCCATTAGAATAGTTAAAAATGCATAACTTATTGTCTCAACCACAAAATGGCTTACAAAACATTACTTGTTTAAAATAAGTTCataagactcgacaaaagaccaCCAACAACACGAGGAtttgagacatgcaactcgtccagaaaggagttacacttcccaaacctacgactccggatgacatccttatttagtacgcagctaacatgcatcactttccagatccaaattaattccctgaaatacatgtagtttaaaaagtcaacaaaaagttgagcgagttcatgtgtaagtctgtgtATATAAAACCGTTTGGTATGTCTGTAAATAAAATactccctggtatgtagcaataaggaaaaactgatcaccattgggttgcaaatccaatagtatatgtgaatgatgcaggaagactcaaacctagcaaatttgtctccggtatgaagacatagtcaccactatgggcccccggcctcatgggtgtgggctcgctacacccaaatagatctatcactcatgtcccgtggtcctacaatgaggattaatggccttaagtgtcatgcccaccactcacttgatcgcgtaataaaaaccctccttaagctaacaataccatgtataaaacgtctGAAATAAATTGTAagcatgtattccacccccgaagtataaaaccgaaaacagtaaaggaatagggggtcatgaactcaccgtagtgcgtcttgactcgaatcttaactctgtccgctacacgacaacctacaacgtactaatgtctattagacgaacgggccgtgccttggcttagagtttagtgttttgagttacgttacttaggtattataataataattattttaatcgttcttagaaaaatagttagacaactatttcgtatttatttttctcgaatattttactaagtgttcggattttcggaaaatttcgccatagtctcctttgtaaatagaggtgtctagcatatcattttcctttacatacatcccgtagttcattttcaatgatcaaaccgacatatagacatacaaaacgttacttactttatttcagcttcattactcaaaaccggactgttttcgaggatttttataaaatagttctccttttccaaaaattctcaaatttttacaagaGGTcctatatgttccaaaatttattatgtaaaaatatcaggGTTCAGTTTGTCActaatattttatagaaaatcgttttactgactgcaatcagatttgttgcTTTCAGATTgtagtttacggaataattcactaaaaattaaccgtaagtacgattgacgaaattccagttggaggatcatctTCACAACGGTGACcaactactgtaaaaattccatgagtcgattctactcaggtttcaagttatgactttAAATACGAAACACTTTTTCTgtagtaaaaatgcagcttgagctgctgtccaaaaacagtcctttaaaaatagtaaatgacctctaaaaattacgattccagtgccatttgttcggttattccaaaatacacattttaggcttcagaaaatcagtttttcgatttaaaacggtccagttacagcctgttgaagttggctggaaatacaactcagcaagctgtttacattgtagaagttACTAAAAACGCATTAACAAAggtcctaaccatggtttattgatgatttaatgtTCAAACCTCAATCATGCTTTAATCAACCCTAAACCACCCAGATTTCAACTTCACACAAACTTTTTATGTAGGGTTTTTATGCAGAATTTCACGTTCAACTTTTTAGTGTTCATTTTCATGTGTCACTTGATTATCATCATCCTACTAAATATCATGACCAAGAACAAGATTAAACAAtggtgtgaagggacttactactagcacaaggctagggtgaAAATCTTAGGGCAAGGATGATGGAGAAATGGTAGTGCTAGAGGCTTGAACAAAGCTTCCTTGAGAGTCCTTCAACTTGTAACTACTATGGGTGATCTTCAAGCTTGGAAAGGAGACTtgtagtgaagaagatgagagtatgagagatgatgatgatttcggttatgggggggggggagggagAGCCGAAAATAAGGGGATAGAGGGGGTTGGAGTGTGGGTGTTATGGTGATGATGAGTTTCCTTGGAACTATAAGCAACCTAGAACCTAGTGTCATCATTCATAAGATTTTTGGCCAATGAGAGTTAAGATCACCTTTACTAAAATCTACACAAAATATATATGTAATCATGGCAGAattttcggttggggggggggggttaaaatgtaaaatttTGGTAATTAGTGGGTAATTAATTAGAAGGTTACAGGTATTTTcaagaatagtgggtgtatgtcatgtttctatTGGGTATGGGGATTTTATGACCATAACtaattaaaaatgataaaataatattcctgacaatattttggtgtcccgggtaatgtctggttgtttggttacgtatcgttccgttaaagcgtttaattgtaccgtatagtgtcttttgTGCATcattttgtaacgaaattaattccaacacttaggaaggcgttcaggaccatttagtcaatactttGTATAATACGAgagtgttaaaagctgaattgttactgaaaaagtagaattttgtacttaaattgagttttaggcactttccggcactcaaactatcacctagtgacacagtcttatggtcctcacttccctacactccatattggtgtagtgttttatctctggcccatactggcctaataatagtgtctgtctatgtgctggcattgtcagcatgtgtctgagttatccgctcactgtgctagctgtgctttgtgcatcaggtttgtcgctaagagtctgtatgaaataaatggagtgactgtatgtaaaggatgcacatgtatgtatgtaacatgaatcagtaagcagtttaaagtgtcagatgtaatcaagcacagtcattaagcacataattagggttaattagtttgtacagtacctgtaattttgcgggttgtcacattctccccctgttaagaaaatttcatcccgatATTTTAAGTTCTatttctagttgcaggggtcttggggaataaatgtgggtacttggccttcatacgatcctcacgttcccacgtgaattctgggccgtgtcgtgcattccaccgaactttgacgagtttgacattACTCCAGCGTGTCTtattaactttccaatccgtaacttCTACCGCTTCCTcaacaaagtggagtgtgtcgtcaatatgaacctcgtcagcaggaatgatAACTGTCTcctgagttggactctttttcaggttcgatacatggaatgtatcatggaCGCCATTAAGTTCCGCAGGTAAGTCCAATTTGTATgccacaagcccaatcctttgcaggattctgaaaGGGCCGATGTAAcacggattcaacttcccacgctttccaaaccgtgccacacccttccagggtgaaacttttaacaaaaccatatccccaacttgaaactctaAAGGTTTCCTCCTTTGGTTTGCATAGCCTTTCTGTCTGTCGCGAGCCGCCTCGATGCGTTTTcgaatctgcgcaatcttgtctgtcgtctcttggacgatttcggggcCAACAAGCTGCCTATCCCCTGCATCAGCCCAGCATAggggtgatcgacacttgcgtccataaagagcttcaaatgGTGCTGCTCCAatgcttgtgtggtagctgttgttgtacgagaattcgaccaatggcaagtgattgtcccagctaccacccaggtccattacacatgctctcagcatatcttccaatgtttgaattgtcctttcactctggccatccgtttgtgggtgaaacGCTGTACTCAGGTTtaactgagaaccaaatgcttcttggaaggactgccaaatcctcgatacgaagcgtccatctctatcagagataatcgagagaggcactccatgacgtgcaacaatctccctcatgtatatttcagcaagtttactcgtgttgtccttctccttgattggcagGAAGTACGCAGACTTTGTTAgacggtccactattacccaaattgtatcatgaCCCTTGGGCGTCTTTGGCAATTTCGTgatgaagtccatggaaatctgttcccatttccatttgggtatttcaggttgctgtagAAGACATGAGGGTTTTTGGTATTCAACCTttaccttggcgcaagttaaacatttgctgacatatactgcgacatcgcctttcatcctgggccaccaatagaaatccttaagatcttggtacattttatccgctcctggatgaatcgagtaccgtgacttgtgagcctcatcgaatATGACCTTTCTcaatcccccaaacagaggaacccaaattcgtctcatgaaacacaaggttccttcctcgtttggtaccaactgtttctccatcccacggaggtaCTCATTCTCGATATTGCTTTCTTTCAAAGcctctctctgcgcggcacgaatgcacAACGAGAGTtttgtctggacaatcatttctaaggccctaacccttatgggcttaatcctttcttttcgacttagggcgtcagcgactacattcgTCTTTCCTGGGTGATAGttgatttcacagtcgtagtcgttcaacaactcaacccagcGTCTCTCTCTCATATTGAGCTCCTTTTGATAAAAAATGTGCTGTAAAATCTTGTGATTAGTGATCATTGTACATCTtgttccatacagatagtgtcgccagatcttcaatgcgaacaccacagcgcctaactccaagtcatgcgtggtgtagtttttctcgtgaactttcagctGGCATGAGGCATAGGCTATGACCTTTTGttgctgcatcaacacgcagcctaaaccctgacgcgaggcgtcacaatataccacgaagtcatccgagCCTTCGGGTAGGGCTAAAATtggtgcgtcacaaagcttgttcttcaacaactgaaatgcttcttcttgcttatcgCTCCGATcaatcttcttgtctttctgagtaagtgcggtgagaggttgagcgattttggaaaaatcctcaatgaatctgcgataatacccagccaaacctaagaattgtcgaatctcggttggcgttttcggggactcccaattcttgatcgcctcgatctttgtgggatccacatggattccatttccattaaccacatgtccaagaaactggacttcgcgtaaccaaaactcacatttcgagaacttagcgtacaacttctccttcttaagcagctctagaatagctctcaagtgttgctcgtgttcttccttcgtcttcgagtagatcaaaatatcatcaatgaatacgattacgaacttgtcgaggtacggcttgcagactctgttcatcaagtccatgaaaactgctggagcgtttgttaacccaaacgacatcacaagaaactcgtaatgtccacatcgagttctaaaagcagtcttgtgaatactttcctcttgtatcctcagttgatggtaacctgatcgtagatcgatcttcgagtagaaacttgaaccttgtagttgatcgaacaggtcatcgatccttggcaaagaaTATCTATTCTTGACAGTCAacttgttgagctcgcggtagtctatgcacatacgaaaactaccatccttcttcttaacgaacaaaactggagctccccagggcgagaagcttggtctgatgaatcccttgtctaacaattcttggagttgtgttgacagctcttgcatctctgaaggtgcaagtcgataaggtgccttagccacaggcgcggcgcctggaactaagttaatgtgaaattcgacttgtcttggaggcggcaatcctggcaaatcttctggaaagacttcaggatattccttcacgactggaatgtattcgatctttggctcagcggcttccttatcaacgatatgtgccaagaaggcaacacatcctttcttcaaacacttcctagctttcaagcagctaatgatcctcaatggcgtttcgcgcttctctccatgaactacaatcgtctctccatcggccattgggatgcggatggtcttttcgtgacaaaccacCTCGGCCTTGTTGCTAGccagccaatccatccctattactacgtcgaagcttcccaactcgactggcagtaggTCTAGCGTAAATTCGTGTCCTCCCGGTTCTATCATGCATCCCCTGATGACTTCACCCGTTTCAACTagtttcccattcgccaattcgatagagtacggaatgtctaacttactagcagctaacccaagcatattcttaaagtctaacgatacgaaactataatcAGAACCAGTATaaaaagaacagatgcatagcgttgatttatagggaatgtaccagtgacaacattcagatcttggcgcgcttccctcgcaccAATGTTAAAAACTCGGCCTTGCGCTTGATTTATCTTTGGGCattcccttttgaagtgcccaacgttcccacagttgaagcatcctggccctcggccattcccatttccatttccattccCGCCTCGATTTCTGTTTGTTCCccggttaccagcttgattcgggGCATTTCCACGATTTCTGTTTCCCCCATTATTTCCTTGCGGCCTGTTTCCATTACCacggttgttgttattgtaaccCCTTTGACCACCTTGGCCTGATCCAACCCAACACGTCTCCTTTGAATGGCCCGTCTTCCCGCAAGATTCGCATTTCCTGAGTCGGCACGGGCCGGGATGATGGAACTGACATGtaccacacttgggcagagtgcccatgtaacccTTTCCTCTATTTTCATCACCAGTCTTGGCCCTAGTCGGTGTGTTTGATTCACTTCTCTTGCTACCGCTGTTGGttccttgcttgaagttggaaaacTTCCGTTTGTTTTCCCccgacgactccacatgagtctctttctttttctgatcatcctttgaaaacttgtttagccTGATGGCTTCTTCAGTCAGTGAGATGCTCAAGTCGATGACTTCAGTAATGGTTGTTGGTTTCGACGTTGTGACCATACTCATAATCTGAGGTGCTAACCCCCAGATGAAACGTTCCACGCGCTTGAAttcgggcgtgaccatgtacgACACTACATGGGACAGATCATGAAACTTTTGAACATACTCGGtgatttttggaccttccatcctTAGGTTCCAAAATTCGGTTTCCAATCTCTGGATCTCGGCCCTGGAGcaatacttcttgcgcatcaGCTCTTTCAATTCAGCCCAAGTCATGGCGTATGCTACAGCCTCTCCTAGTGTCTaaacttggagattccaccatgatagggcaccaTCAGTAAAAAGCCCAGTGATGTACGTAACTTTTTGTCctggtgcacatttgctcattcttattGTTGTCTCCGTCTTTTCAGTCCAACGGGTAAAGGCcacggcacctccagtgccatcaaagttttgcGGCTTACAATCTAAGAATTGCTTGAAACTACACCCTGTACAAGCAATGTCATTTATAGGAATTATTAGCAGTCGCACAAGAATCGTCCAAATATAGTGTAATGTGTCTCCTATGATTGATCATTACCATTCggagggttgttgttgttgttcgaaATGTTTCCGCTTGAGTCTCCTTGAGAAGCAGCATATTGCGCAATCGCGGCAGTGATGATTCCTTGTAGTTCTGCCTGGTTAGTCGGCATGCGTgcgtcacgtcgaggaggcattttctagaggatgttccatattggtcaggtcatagtaagtataatAATCATACGTATACATAGTAACATTCATCatgcacataacatctcatgtcataaccATAACACCAATAATTTTAACAAAACATGTAACGCGAATACTGCGACTGAGCTTTCATATAAATAAACCACAGTACAATGTTTGTAAGTTTTCCCATAAAGTACCATACAACCCAAGAGACTAAGGGTCACAATGCCCTTGTCTTGAAATGTCTAACCAAATACAACTGTCAAAATCGAATATCCATATGATGTCAAAAGTGGTCTTCAAAAATGCTGTAAGTCTGGCTCGATCGCTGTCTTCTCTTCAAAATAGTCAATGCCTGCAATAAATCAGAAGTGGCTATGCCGATGGCGGCGGAGGAGGTGGAAAACGAGAGAAAATCAATCGGCGCAACTGCACGAAGTCCTCCTCAAGTGCATAGGCAAAACGCAACACGAAAGCAACCTGTTGATCGGGAGGGAGGAAACGAACGTCCGAATCCTGAGATGATGGGAAAGAAGTGTGAGATGCTGTAGACAAAGTCTGACAGGGGAAGTGAGGatgtggagctctctccaaccgCTGGACACACCGTCTCAAGGCGTCCTGCTGTAACTGCAATGACGTGAGCGTGTCCTCTATAGAGTATCCGACATGGAAGGGATGATAAGGGTCGGATACTGGCATAACGTGGGGTGATGACCATAGAAATGGCTCACCCATCGGGGCTGAAGCTGGATGTGTAGTGTGTGGGGTAAATGCAAACTGTGAAGTGGTATGGGGAAATTGGGTCACGAAAGGTGCAGTAGATGACACAGGTGGAACAAAATCTGGATAAGGGATATGTGGTAAGAACTGGCTATCCCCTGGCATAAATGGAGTGTGGTCGAAGGGCTGACTCGACGATTCCTCCCCAGGTTGGGGCGGAGGAATGTCCTGAAGGAAAGTGATAGGAAGGTCGGTACCATGGGTACCAGATGTGGGTGGAGGAAACAAGGGAACATCGAGTGGTACAACAGTATGTGCGGTAAGGGGGGTGACTAGGACTACATATGGAGGGTAGTCATCCTCCTCAATCCACCCATTGCTGGTGTTAGCGTATCTCGGGTCAATGTGGGTAGCAAACGGTGCAAGGTCATCAAAATTCGTCATGGGATCGGGTATGGGTGCTACCTCTGGGATCTCAACGACTGGTGGTGCAACGACGGGTGTATCAATGACAGGA is from Helianthus annuus cultivar XRQ/B chromosome 9, HanXRQr2.0-SUNRISE, whole genome shotgun sequence and encodes:
- the LOC110877779 gene encoding G patch domain-containing protein 8, producing MDNRRYNGRQYIQKRQYKADEEDEASVLEEFAEEFRLPINHRPVENVDLDNVEQASLDTQLTSSNVGFRLLQKMGWKGKGLGKNEQGITEPIKSGIRDSKLGLGKQEQDDFFTAEENIQRRKLDIELEETEEIAKKREVMADREHRIQSEVKEIRKSFYCELCDKQYKLAVEFEGHLSSYDHNHRKRFKEMKEMHGSSSRDERQKREQLRQEREMAKFAQMADAHKQQQQQQQQQQQQQEDSEKSNQPVKNATVLVDQDQRKALKFVFSSKVGASKSSSKFVAKKAKTPIASVFTNDSDEE
- the LOC110875763 gene encoding serine/threonine-protein kinase WNK2-like, whose translation is MVELPDVEVHSDSSVSGSFESIASYIPPLGFGYIPRMDGDEEMESKQPAEAPVLPDDPIPAMLADQQPAPVISEPVLAIDPVPVIDTPVVAPPVVEIPEVAPIPDPMTNFDDLAPFATHIDPRYANTSNGWIEEDDYPPYVVLVTPLTAHTVVPLDVPLFPPPTSGTHGTDLPITFLQDIPPPQPGEESSSQPFDHTPFMPGDSQFLPHIPYPDFVPPVSSTAPFVTQFPHTTSQFAFTPHTTHPASAPMGEPFLWSSPHVMPVSDPYHPFHVGYSIEDTLTSLQLQQDALRRCVQRLERAPHPHFPCQTLSTASHTSFPSSQDSDVRFLPPDQQVAFVLRFAYALEEDFVQLRRLIFSRFPPPPPPSA